The following coding sequences are from one Desulfonatronum thiodismutans window:
- a CDS encoding menaquinone biosynthesis protein, which yields MLRIGRIDYLNVWPLFQGLQQRLDPETQALTRIMAGHPANLNTALAEAELDVAPSSSFEYLSRADRYTLLPDLSISSDGPVRSVLLACPFPVSEMPRRLASGLRVGLSSASASSAALLRILWRFHWQWPEPEWIERRPGQELDKDMPFLEIGDFALRLHCDPPRGWHLIDLGQTWREFTNLPFVFGVWMVRRNLSPCVEHLLTRAAKALYAASREFRDDPFPLVARLERPDWLTVKSLQEYWQCIRYAFGPREQAGLVLFGDFARRLGMIPAVPGLTWSRPDQSDFALAA from the coding sequence ATGCTCCGCATCGGACGGATCGACTACCTGAACGTTTGGCCCTTGTTCCAGGGGCTTCAGCAGCGCCTGGATCCCGAAACGCAGGCCCTGACCCGGATCATGGCCGGACATCCCGCGAATCTGAACACGGCCCTGGCTGAAGCGGAACTGGACGTCGCGCCCTCTTCTTCTTTTGAATACTTGTCCCGGGCGGACAGATACACACTACTGCCCGACCTGAGCATCAGTTCCGACGGACCGGTCCGTAGTGTCCTGCTGGCCTGTCCGTTTCCGGTTTCGGAAATGCCGAGGCGTTTGGCATCCGGGCTCCGAGTGGGGCTCTCCTCCGCATCGGCAAGTTCCGCGGCCTTGCTGCGGATTTTATGGCGGTTTCACTGGCAATGGCCGGAGCCGGAATGGATCGAGCGGCGGCCCGGCCAAGAACTAGACAAGGACATGCCGTTTCTGGAAATAGGCGACTTCGCCTTGCGGCTGCATTGCGATCCGCCGCGAGGATGGCATTTGATCGACCTCGGTCAGACGTGGCGAGAGTTCACGAACCTTCCCTTCGTTTTCGGAGTCTGGATGGTTCGGCGCAACCTGTCTCCCTGTGTCGAACATCTTTTGACCCGCGCCGCCAAGGCGCTCTACGCGGCGTCCCGAGAATTTCGGGACGACCCCTTTCCGCTGGTCGCCCGGCTGGAACGGCCGGACTGGCTGACCGTGAAAAGCTTACAGGAATATTGGCAGTGCATTCGCTATGCGTTCGGCCCCAGAGAGCAGGCCGGGCTGGTGTTGTTCGGAGATTTCGCCCGCCGCTTGGGCATGATTCCCGCGGTGCCCGGATTGACCTGGAGCCGCCCGGACCAGAGTGATTTCGCCCTTGCTGCTTGA
- a CDS encoding insulinase family protein yields the protein MPHDFTLLKETFITELQSRAFLYRHDHTGARLLSLVNDDENKVFGISFRTPPADSTGVAHILEHSVLCGSRKYPVKEPFVELLKGSLQTFLNAFTYPDKTCYPVASQNIKDFYNLIDVYLDAVFHPRLTPEVFGQEGWHYEVDADGTLSIQGVVYNEMKGAYASPDGLLSEYSQQSLFPDTTYGLDSGGNPERIPELTFEQFLNFHRRYYHPSNAFIYFSGDDDPDRRLALISEALREFDRLEVDSHVQRQAPFAAPTRQTRGYPVSAGEKSDGQAMLTLNWVVGDALDVREALAWQVLEYLLVEMPSSPLRKALIDSGLGDDLAGVGLEAELRQLYFSTGLRGMRTEDADRVERLIRETLEELVRDGVPADLIEAALNSVEFRLRERNSGRFPRGLAVMLQALILWLHDADPLEGLAFEEDLKRLKEDILSGKRVFETMIQARLLDNPHHGIVLLTPDPELGEKMRRDEETRLAEARNALDATGLEAVRRQTEKLKAWQETPDSPVNLATIPGLTRTDLDRSGKHIPRAVLDWDGCRVLLHDQFTTGIVHLELGLDLRRLPLEDLPHAALLGKVLVEIGTEKEDYAALATRISRKTGGIWPELFTSSKRDADDDDTAAWLFLRGKAMGHGVDELLAIFTDLLLAPALDDRRRFTQLLLEEKAGFERMLIPRGHTLVNTRLRSGFSLADQAGERMNGISYLFFLRALIQEVETDWERVQARMRSILERLLDRASLVFNITTDQEHFTALEPKLKQFLAGLPAASTVSSHATTWGLPPLGDGEALTIPAPVNYVGKGARVSKDLPCSLGALMVVTRYLRTAWLWDRIRVKGGAYGAFCIFDALSRGLTMVSYRDPNIVKTLEAFDATAAYLRTNPISEDELNKAVVGAIGDLDAHLLPDAKGHVSLRRFLTNQDDAFRQRVREEILACSAADFRAVADVLDAFGEQGRVVVLGGETALNEAAASQTGRDLLQGLRTTNVL from the coding sequence ATGCCCCACGATTTCACGTTGCTCAAGGAAACCTTCATCACCGAACTGCAGTCACGGGCCTTTCTGTATCGCCATGACCATACCGGGGCCAGGCTGTTGTCCCTGGTCAACGACGACGAAAACAAGGTTTTCGGGATCAGTTTTCGGACCCCGCCGGCCGACTCCACCGGAGTAGCGCACATTCTCGAGCATTCCGTGTTGTGCGGATCGCGCAAATACCCCGTGAAGGAGCCGTTCGTCGAGCTGCTCAAGGGATCGCTGCAAACATTTTTGAACGCCTTCACCTATCCGGACAAGACCTGTTATCCCGTGGCCAGCCAAAACATCAAGGATTTTTACAATCTGATCGACGTGTATCTGGACGCGGTCTTTCATCCCCGTCTGACTCCGGAGGTGTTCGGCCAGGAGGGCTGGCATTACGAGGTGGACGCGGACGGGACCTTGTCCATCCAGGGCGTGGTCTACAATGAAATGAAGGGTGCCTACGCCTCCCCCGACGGTCTGTTGTCCGAATACTCCCAGCAGTCGTTGTTTCCGGACACCACCTACGGACTGGATTCCGGAGGAAATCCGGAGCGCATCCCGGAACTGACCTTCGAGCAGTTTCTCAACTTCCATCGGCGCTACTATCACCCTTCCAACGCGTTCATTTATTTTTCCGGCGATGATGATCCAGACCGGCGGCTGGCCCTGATCAGCGAAGCCTTGCGCGAATTCGACCGCCTGGAGGTGGATTCCCACGTTCAACGCCAAGCCCCTTTTGCCGCGCCGACCCGCCAAACCCGGGGGTATCCGGTCAGCGCCGGGGAAAAGAGCGACGGTCAGGCCATGCTCACCCTGAACTGGGTGGTGGGAGACGCCCTGGACGTCCGCGAGGCCTTGGCCTGGCAGGTTCTGGAGTATTTGTTGGTGGAGATGCCCTCCTCGCCCTTGCGCAAAGCGTTGATCGACTCCGGTTTAGGCGACGATCTGGCCGGAGTGGGTCTGGAGGCGGAGCTGCGCCAGCTCTATTTTTCCACGGGCCTGCGAGGGATGCGAACGGAAGACGCCGACCGGGTGGAGCGCCTGATCCGGGAGACCTTGGAGGAGTTGGTTCGCGACGGAGTTCCCGCGGACCTGATAGAGGCGGCATTGAACAGCGTGGAGTTTCGGTTGCGCGAGCGCAACAGCGGACGCTTTCCCCGCGGCTTGGCTGTCATGCTTCAGGCCTTGATCCTTTGGCTGCACGACGCCGACCCCCTGGAAGGGCTGGCCTTTGAGGAGGATCTGAAGCGGCTGAAGGAGGATATCCTGTCCGGGAAGCGCGTCTTCGAAACCATGATCCAGGCCCGCCTGCTGGACAACCCGCACCATGGCATCGTGCTCCTGACGCCGGACCCCGAACTGGGCGAGAAAATGCGCCGGGACGAGGAAACTCGGCTGGCCGAGGCCCGGAACGCCCTGGACGCGACGGGTTTGGAGGCTGTTCGACGACAAACGGAAAAGCTCAAAGCCTGGCAGGAAACCCCGGATTCGCCGGTAAATCTGGCGACCATTCCGGGGCTGACCCGGACCGACCTGGACCGATCCGGCAAGCACATCCCGCGGGCTGTCCTGGACTGGGACGGCTGCCGCGTCCTGCTTCACGACCAGTTCACCACGGGTATCGTCCACCTGGAGCTGGGACTGGATCTGCGCCGCCTGCCCCTGGAAGACCTGCCCCACGCCGCCCTGCTAGGCAAGGTGCTGGTGGAGATCGGCACGGAAAAAGAGGACTACGCGGCCCTGGCCACCCGAATCAGTCGCAAAACAGGCGGAATCTGGCCGGAGCTGTTCACCTCGTCGAAACGCGACGCGGACGACGACGATACCGCGGCGTGGCTTTTCCTGCGAGGCAAGGCCATGGGCCACGGAGTGGATGAGCTGCTGGCCATTTTCACCGACCTGCTGCTCGCGCCAGCTCTGGACGACCGTCGCCGCTTCACCCAACTCCTCCTGGAAGAAAAGGCCGGGTTTGAGCGGATGCTCATCCCTCGCGGCCATACCCTGGTCAACACCCGGCTGCGTTCCGGCTTTTCCCTCGCGGACCAAGCCGGGGAGCGGATGAACGGCATTTCCTATCTGTTTTTTCTCCGGGCGTTGATCCAGGAAGTCGAAACCGACTGGGAACGAGTCCAGGCCCGGATGCGATCCATCCTGGAACGCTTGCTGGACCGGGCTTCCCTGGTATTCAACATAACCACGGATCAAGAACACTTCACGGCCCTGGAGCCGAAACTCAAACAGTTCCTGGCCGGGCTGCCCGCCGCTTCCACCGTTTCCTCACACGCTACGACCTGGGGCCTGCCGCCTCTTGGCGACGGGGAAGCCCTGACCATCCCCGCGCCAGTGAACTACGTGGGCAAGGGAGCGAGGGTTTCCAAGGATCTGCCTTGTTCCCTAGGCGCATTGATGGTGGTGACCCGGTACCTGCGCACCGCGTGGCTCTGGGACCGGATTCGGGTCAAGGGCGGAGCCTACGGCGCGTTTTGCATTTTCGACGCCCTGAGCCGCGGGCTGACCATGGTTTCCTACCGAGACCCGAATATTGTCAAAACCTTGGAGGCTTTCGACGCCACGGCCGCCTATCTGCGCACGAATCCCATCAGCGAGGACGAGTTGAACAAGGCCGTGGTCGGAGCCATTGGCGACCTGGACGCTCACCTGTTGCCGGACGCCAAGGGCCACGTCTCCCTGCGCCGATTCCTGACCAACCAGGACGACGCGTTCCGCCAGCGGGTCCGCGAGGAAATCCTGGCCTGCTCCGCGGCGGATTTCCGGGCCGTTGCCGACGTCCTGGACGCCTTCGGCGAACAGGGTCGGGTGGTGGTTTTGGGCGGGGAGACGGCCCTGAACGAGGCGGCCGCTTCGCAAACAGGCCGCGACCTGCTCCAGGGGCTGCGCACGACCAACGTCCTGTGA
- a CDS encoding cytochrome c3 family protein, with amino-acid sequence MKKSIISILAAVALVFAFVLPNLNAADVPGDDYMIPKPGGDYEPKQQSIPFAHSVHADIDCYHCHHTGDVNEGCMDSGCHDLIYPETPEERRDILYFEKAYHDQCIGCHRDLRQQELPTGPVACTGCHPRD; translated from the coding sequence ATGAAAAAGTCTATCATTTCAATTTTGGCCGCGGTTGCTCTGGTGTTCGCATTTGTTCTGCCGAACCTGAACGCCGCCGACGTACCTGGCGACGACTACATGATCCCCAAGCCCGGCGGGGACTATGAGCCGAAGCAACAATCCATTCCCTTCGCTCACTCCGTGCATGCGGACATTGATTGCTACCACTGTCACCACACCGGGGACGTCAATGAAGGCTGTATGGACTCCGGCTGTCACGACCTGATCTACCCGGAAACGCCTGAAGAGCGCAGAGATATTCTCTACTTCGAAAAGGCCTACCACGATCAATGCATCGGTTGTCACCGCGACCTGCGTCAGCAGGAACTGCCCACCGGTCCCGTGGCTTGCACCGGTTGTCACCCCAGGGACTAA
- a CDS encoding adenylate kinase, which yields MNILMFGPNGSGKGTQGSLIKSKYNLAHIESGGIFREHIGKGTELGKKAKEYIDRGDLVPDDVTIPMVLETLKTQGKDGWLLDGFPRNMVQAQKLWEALQQAGMKLEYVVEILLPRETAKNRIMGRRLCVNDPNHPNNIFIDAIKPNGDKCRVCGGDLKTRADDQDEAAISKRHDIYYDTTTGTLAAAYFYKDLAAKGQTNYIELNGEGSIDSIKETLLSKLP from the coding sequence GTGAATATTCTGATGTTTGGTCCTAACGGCAGTGGAAAGGGTACCCAGGGGTCCCTGATCAAATCGAAGTACAATCTGGCTCACATCGAATCCGGCGGCATTTTCCGGGAGCACATCGGAAAGGGCACGGAACTGGGCAAGAAGGCCAAGGAGTACATCGACCGCGGCGACTTGGTCCCGGACGACGTGACCATCCCCATGGTTCTGGAGACCCTGAAGACCCAGGGCAAGGACGGCTGGCTGCTGGACGGTTTTCCCCGGAACATGGTCCAGGCCCAGAAGCTCTGGGAAGCCCTGCAACAGGCCGGCATGAAGCTGGAGTACGTCGTGGAGATCTTGCTCCCCCGTGAAACGGCCAAGAATCGGATCATGGGTCGCCGTCTCTGCGTCAACGATCCCAACCACCCCAACAATATTTTCATCGACGCCATCAAGCCCAACGGGGACAAGTGTCGCGTCTGCGGCGGCGACCTGAAAACCCGGGCCGACGACCAGGACGAAGCCGCCATCAGCAAACGGCATGACATCTACTACGACACCACCACCGGCACCCTGGCCGCCGCCTATTTCTACAAGGACCTGGCCGCCAAGGGACAGACCAACTACATTGAACTCAATGGCGAAGGCAGCATTGATTCCATCAAGGAAACACTGCTGTCCAAGCTGCCCTAG